A stretch of Desulfobacter hydrogenophilus DNA encodes these proteins:
- a CDS encoding 3-hydroxyacyl-CoA dehydrogenase/enoyl-CoA hydratase family protein, translating to MVRKIRKAAVIGSGIMGGGIAALLAGAGVEVLLLDIVPFDLTDEEKKDPGARNRIVQAGMKAALATNPSLFYSKKDASRISTGNLDDDIEKLSECDWIIEVVVENLKIKRDLFEKVAKVRKEGTIVTSNTSGIPLKDMSKGFSREFKEHFMGTHFFNPVRYMHLLELIPGAETKPDVMDFIARFGERNLGKGIVWAKDTPNFVGNRIGVQGIGACIKFMREDNMTIPEVDALLGPALGRPKTAIFKTTDLVGIDTMLHVAKNSYDLCPDDEQRETLVLPEFISTMVDKKMLGKKTQGGFYKTELTPEWKKIRKVLNIDTLEYEDLERPTFPCLEQAKKKVTLEEKLTCVLKGDDKGAQFAWKCQANAFQYAASRIPEIADTIVEIDNAMKWGYNFAMGPFETWDAYGVEEAVERMKNDGLDVPANVTDMLGKGKKSFYKLENGIRYYFDFSSGQYKAVPVSKNMVSIAAAKGNNKIVFQNASASLVDIGDDVFCIEFHTKMNAINGEIVDSIGKSLDYVEENGAGLVIGNEAGGMPGAFSAGADLSFVSKLCHEKKYTEIDAFLAKAQDGIQSVKYAPFPVVAAPYGMVLGGGCETCLGADRIVAHTELFMGLVEIGVGLLPAGGGCMNLWKKYVDALPGKTVKEVDLAKLFVPAFMKIAMAAVSMSAAQARDNGFLGLGDRVVMNRDNLVGEAKKEVLKMVDDGYVPPLKKKLKVIGSAGQGMVNAELFNFLNGKFMSEYDAFLAKRIAYVVSGGDANEGSEIAEEAILKLEREAFVDFCKEEKTIARIDHMLKTGKPLRN from the coding sequence ATGGTAAGAAAGATCAGAAAAGCAGCAGTCATCGGATCCGGAATCATGGGAGGCGGAATTGCCGCCCTCCTTGCCGGCGCCGGTGTTGAGGTGCTGCTGCTGGACATTGTACCTTTTGATTTAACTGACGAAGAAAAAAAAGACCCTGGGGCGAGAAACCGCATTGTCCAGGCCGGCATGAAAGCGGCTCTGGCCACAAATCCCTCTTTATTTTACAGCAAAAAAGACGCCTCGCGCATCAGCACAGGCAATCTGGATGATGACATTGAAAAATTGTCGGAATGCGACTGGATTATCGAAGTGGTCGTGGAAAATTTAAAAATCAAAAGAGATCTGTTCGAAAAGGTTGCCAAAGTCAGAAAAGAAGGCACCATTGTTACCAGCAACACGTCCGGAATTCCCCTCAAGGATATGAGCAAGGGCTTTTCCCGGGAGTTCAAAGAACACTTTATGGGCACCCATTTCTTTAACCCGGTCCGCTACATGCATCTGCTGGAACTGATCCCCGGTGCTGAGACCAAACCCGACGTCATGGATTTCATTGCCCGGTTTGGTGAAAGGAATCTGGGCAAGGGTATTGTCTGGGCCAAGGACACCCCGAACTTTGTGGGCAATAGAATCGGTGTTCAGGGTATTGGCGCCTGCATCAAGTTCATGCGCGAAGACAACATGACCATTCCCGAAGTGGATGCGCTGCTTGGACCGGCCCTGGGCCGCCCTAAAACCGCCATCTTCAAAACCACGGATCTGGTTGGTATTGACACCATGCTCCATGTGGCCAAAAATTCCTATGACCTGTGCCCAGATGACGAGCAGCGCGAGACACTTGTTCTGCCGGAATTTATCTCCACAATGGTCGATAAAAAAATGCTGGGCAAAAAAACCCAGGGCGGATTCTACAAAACGGAACTGACCCCGGAGTGGAAAAAAATACGCAAGGTGCTCAATATTGACACCCTGGAATATGAAGACCTTGAAAGACCAACCTTCCCCTGCCTGGAACAGGCCAAGAAAAAAGTCACCCTGGAAGAGAAGTTGACCTGCGTGCTCAAAGGCGATGACAAAGGGGCCCAATTTGCCTGGAAATGCCAGGCCAACGCATTCCAGTATGCTGCCAGCCGGATCCCTGAAATCGCTGATACCATCGTCGAAATCGATAACGCCATGAAATGGGGCTACAACTTTGCAATGGGACCCTTTGAAACCTGGGATGCCTATGGTGTTGAAGAAGCCGTTGAAAGAATGAAAAACGACGGACTTGATGTACCGGCCAATGTGACGGACATGCTGGGCAAGGGCAAAAAATCTTTTTACAAACTTGAAAACGGAATCCGCTACTACTTTGATTTTTCATCAGGCCAATACAAGGCGGTGCCGGTTTCTAAAAACATGGTTTCCATTGCTGCCGCCAAAGGCAATAATAAAATAGTTTTTCAAAATGCGTCGGCATCACTGGTGGACATCGGAGACGACGTTTTCTGCATTGAATTTCACACCAAGATGAATGCCATCAATGGCGAAATTGTTGATTCCATAGGCAAATCCCTTGACTATGTTGAAGAAAACGGAGCCGGCCTTGTGATCGGCAACGAAGCAGGCGGGATGCCCGGCGCTTTTTCTGCCGGTGCAGATCTTTCCTTTGTATCCAAACTGTGCCACGAAAAAAAATACACTGAAATCGATGCATTCCTGGCAAAAGCCCAGGACGGCATCCAAAGCGTCAAATACGCACCTTTCCCTGTTGTTGCCGCACCTTACGGCATGGTCCTGGGGGGCGGCTGCGAAACCTGCCTGGGCGCTGACCGCATCGTTGCCCATACCGAGCTTTTCATGGGTCTGGTGGAAATTGGCGTGGGCCTTCTGCCCGCCGGTGGCGGTTGCATGAATCTGTGGAAAAAATATGTGGATGCCCTGCCGGGCAAAACCGTAAAAGAGGTGGATCTGGCCAAATTATTCGTCCCGGCATTCATGAAAATTGCCATGGCCGCCGTATCCATGTCAGCAGCCCAGGCCCGGGATAACGGATTCCTCGGCCTTGGTGACCGGGTCGTCATGAACCGAGACAACCTTGTGGGTGAAGCCAAAAAAGAAGTGCTCAAGATGGTGGATGACGGATATGTACCCCCGCTGAAAAAGAAACTGAAAGTGATTGGCAGCGCCGGTCAGGGCATGGTTAATGCCGAGTTGTTCAATTTTCTCAACGGCAAATTCATGAGCGAATATGATGCTTTTCTGGCCAAACGCATTGCCTATGTCGTCAGCGGCGGCGATGCCAACGAGGGCAGTGAGATTGCCGAAGAAGCCATCCTCAAGCTTGAACGTGAGGCATTTGTGGACTTCTGCAAAGAGGAAAAAACCATTGCCCGAATTGATCATATGCTTAAAACCGGGAAGCCGCTTAGAAACTAG
- a CDS encoding thiolase family protein → MKDAYIVQSIRTPGCKQKKGLFSQTRPEELIAFIMKEAVERTANLKPEDIDDVMLGCAFPEAEQGLNLGRIAAKMAGFPDEVSGATVNRFCASGLEAIALASVRVSAGWSEICVGAGCESMTFVPMGGNVPRPHPEYSKTNPEMYVSMGITAENVAERYNISREDQDLFASQSQAKAMAARDGGKFTEIIPTPAYKYIEQADGTYKKEPFIVEHDDGIRASTPEGLAKLGAVFKANGSVTAGNSSQTTDGAAATIVASREKCKALGLTPIARLVGYSTVGCKADEMGVGPKYAIPKVLKQVGMTIDDIDIYEINEAFAAQAIHCIREIGLEKYMDKINIHGGAIALGHPLGCTGAKLTATCIANLKEVGGKYGIVSMCVGGGMGAAAIFEKL, encoded by the coding sequence ATGAAAGACGCATATATAGTACAATCCATACGGACCCCGGGCTGCAAGCAAAAAAAAGGGTTGTTCAGCCAGACCCGGCCCGAAGAGTTGATTGCTTTTATTATGAAAGAAGCGGTTGAAAGGACCGCCAACCTGAAACCCGAAGACATTGACGATGTCATGCTGGGCTGTGCCTTCCCCGAAGCGGAACAGGGCCTGAACCTGGGCCGGATCGCGGCTAAAATGGCAGGCTTCCCGGACGAGGTCTCCGGCGCCACGGTGAACCGGTTCTGCGCATCCGGCCTTGAAGCTATTGCCCTGGCTTCTGTGCGGGTGTCTGCGGGCTGGTCGGAAATCTGCGTGGGTGCAGGCTGCGAATCCATGACATTTGTACCCATGGGTGGTAACGTCCCCCGGCCCCATCCGGAGTATTCAAAAACCAATCCTGAAATGTACGTATCCATGGGTATTACCGCTGAAAACGTGGCCGAACGGTACAACATCTCCCGGGAAGACCAGGACCTATTTGCCTCCCAGTCCCAGGCAAAGGCCATGGCAGCCAGAGACGGCGGGAAATTTACTGAAATCATCCCCACCCCGGCCTACAAATATATTGAACAGGCGGATGGTACGTACAAAAAAGAGCCCTTTATTGTGGAACATGACGACGGGATCCGGGCCTCCACACCCGAAGGGCTGGCCAAACTGGGCGCGGTGTTTAAAGCGAACGGTTCCGTGACTGCCGGAAACTCGTCCCAGACCACGGACGGGGCAGCGGCCACCATCGTCGCGTCCAGGGAAAAGTGTAAGGCACTTGGCCTGACCCCTATAGCCAGACTGGTTGGGTATAGCACTGTGGGCTGCAAAGCAGATGAAATGGGCGTAGGCCCCAAATATGCCATTCCAAAAGTGCTTAAACAGGTGGGAATGACCATTGACGACATCGACATTTATGAAATCAATGAAGCCTTTGCTGCCCAGGCCATTCACTGCATCCGGGAAATCGGCCTCGAAAAATACATGGATAAAATCAACATTCACGGCGGCGCCATCGCCCTTGGTCATCCCCTGGGATGCACCGGTGCCAAACTGACAGCCACGTGCATTGCCAACCTCAAAGAAGTCGGCGGCAAATATGGTATTGTTTCCATGTGTGTCGGCGGGGGCATGGGTGCTGCCGCAATATTTGAAAAACTTTGA
- a CDS encoding MoaD/ThiS family protein, giving the protein MIEINIDLFTTLTRYYPKGSGSLKVEKGTTAGGLIHKLGIPDGSVSLIFINGKRALPDQALVGNDKVGLFPLVAGG; this is encoded by the coding sequence ATGATTGAAATTAATATAGATTTGTTCACCACCCTTACTAGATACTATCCAAAGGGTTCGGGTTCCCTTAAAGTGGAAAAGGGCACAACTGCGGGCGGCCTGATTCATAAGCTGGGTATCCCTGATGGATCTGTCAGCCTGATTTTTATCAACGGGAAAAGAGCTCTGCCTGATCAGGCACTTGTGGGAAATGATAAGGTCGGACTTTTTCCGCTGGTTGCGGGGGGATGA